One segment of Alnus glutinosa chromosome 2, dhAlnGlut1.1, whole genome shotgun sequence DNA contains the following:
- the LOC133859311 gene encoding receptor protein kinase-like protein ZAR1, translating to MNLQTICLSFLICNYFAIVGSVNDEGLALLSFKQSIENYTNGYLNNWNSSDISPCSWKGVQCREGRVVALTIPNGKLVGFLPTALGNLTALRHVNLRNNNFSGILPAEFFDARDLQSLVLAGNSLSGPIPPEIGKLKKLQTLDLSHNSFNGSIPSSLVQCKRLNMLLLAHNNLTGPLPDGFGTSLVTLQKVDLSFNRLSGSIPSTMGNLSSLKGTLDLSHNFLSGHIPASLGSLPQTVYIDLSYNNLSGPIPQNGDLSNIGPTAFIGNSLLCGAPLKIPCAADSQSLFHFPSQNSGGGSGKNGKGSDPSLGTVIAIAASVIVGICLVWLLVSYRHKKISAHKGVHVGGCSFEKALMVRKEFFCFAKDNPESLPENIERYNFVQLEQQPNFDLDQLLKASAFLLGKSGNGIVYKVVLEGGPILVVRRLEEDGGSQRFREFQAEVEAIGKVRHPNIVTLRAYCWSVDEKLIIYDYIPNGDLATAVHGKAGTVPFKPLSWPLRLRIMKGIAKGLAYLHEFSHKRYVHGNLKPSNILLGQNMEPHISDFGLRHLVNIDRESQTFDLEQMTNGTPQSNSPCEFLPLSPSVTAGSCYQAPEALKGSRPSQKWDVYSFGVILLEMISGKFPIIKMGFLEVNLVQWIQLSIEERKPLSCVFDPFMAHDIDKEEEIVDVVQIALACVQKSPERRPSMRYVCENLERLASSTY from the exons ATGAATTTACAAACAATTTGCCtgtcttttctcatatgcaacTATTTTGCTATTGTGGGTTCAGTAAATGATGAAGGTTTAGCTCTTTTGTCATTTAAACAATCCATAGAAAACTACACAAATGGCTATCTGAATAACTGGAACTCTTCAGACATAAGCCCATGTTCATGGAAAGGAGTTCAATGCAGAGAAGGCAGAGTTGTCGCTCTCACCATTCCAAACGGGAAACTTGTGGGGTTTCTTCCCACTGCTCTTGGAAACCTCACAGCTCTTCGCCATGTTAATCTTCGGAACAACAACTTCTCTGGAATTTTGCCGGCCGAGTTCTTTGATGCAAGAGACCTACAAAGCTTGGTTCTTGCAGGAAATTCCTTATCTGGGCCTATTCCTCCTGAGATAGGTAAGCTCAAGAAACTGCAAACCTTAGATCTTTCGCACAACTCATTTAACGGTTCCATTCCTTCATCTCTTGTTCAATGCAAGAGATTAAACATGCTTCTCCTTGCTCACAACAATTTAACTGGTCCGCTTCCTGACGGGTTTGGAACTAGTTTGGTAACCCTTCAGAAAGTCGATCTTTCCTTCAACAGACTCAGCGGTTCCATTCCTAGCACCATGGGAAACTTGTCAAGCTTAAAAGGAACACTCGATCTGTCGCACAACTTCCTCAGTGGTCATATCCCAGCAAGCCTAGGGAGCCTTCCTCAGACAGTATATATTGATCTCAGTTATAACAATCTTAGTGGACCTATTCCACAAAACGGCGATCTGTCTAATATAGGACCTACAGCTTTCATTGGCAACTCTTTGCTCTGTGGAGCTCCATTAAAGATTCCATGCGCTGCTGATTCTCAATCATTATTTCATTTCCCATCTCAAAATTCTGGCGGCGGGTCTGGCAAGAATGGGAAAGGCAGTGACCCAAGTTTGGGTACTGTGATCGCAATTGCTGCCAGTGTCATTGTGGGAATATGCCTTGTTTGGTTGCTGGTCTCCTATCGGCACAAAAAGATTTCTGCCCATAAAGGTGTACATGTTGGTGGCTGTAGTTTCGAGAAAGCATTGATGGTTAGAAAAGAGTTTTTCTGCTTTGCAAAAGATAATCCAGAGAGCTTACCAGAAAATATTGAGCGTTACAATTTTGTGCAATTGGAACAGCAGCCTAATTTTGATCTAGACCAACTTCTGAAAGCATCCGCTTTTCTTCTGGGTAAGAGTGGAAATGGGATTGTGTATAAAGTTGTTCTTGAAGGTGGGCCTATCTTGGTAGTAAGAAGATTGGAAGAAGATGGAGGCTCTCAAAGGTTTAGGGAGTTCCAGGCTGAAGTTGAAGCCATCGGAAAAGTTAGACATCCCAATATCGTCACTCTTCGAGCTTATTGCTGGTCTGTCGACGAGAAGCTGATCATCTATGATTATATACCCAATGGTGACCTTGCCACTGCTGTCCATG GGAAAGCTGGAACAGTGCCTTTCAAACCACTTTCATGGCCTTTACGTTTAAGAATCATGAAAGGAATAGCAAAAGGTTTGGCCTATCTCCATGAATTCAGTCACAAAAGGTATGTCCATGGAAATCTAAAGCCTAGCAACATACTTCTTGGGCAGAACATGGAACCCCATATCTCTGATTTCGGACTTCGCCACTTGGTTAATATAGACAGAGAATCCCAAACATTTGACTTGGAACAAATGACTAATGGAACACCACAAAGCAATTCTCCATGTGAATTTCTACCGTTAAGTCCTTCAGTAACAGCGGGTTCTTGTTATCAAGCTCCTGAAGCGTTGAAAGGAAGCAGGCCATCACAAAAGTGGGATGTCTACTCATTTGGAGTGATTTTACTAGagatgatttctggaaaatttcCAATAATAAAGATGGGATTTCTGGAAGTTAATCTAGTTCAATGGATTCAGCTCAGCATTGAGGAAAGGAAGCCGCTCTCCTGTGTCTTCGACCCATTCATGGCTCATGACATCGACAAGGAGGAGGAGATAGTCGACGTAGTTCAAATTGCTCTAGCCTGCGTTCAGAAGAGCCCTGAAAGGAGACCTTCCATGAGGTATGTTTGTGAGAATTTGGAAAGATTGGCTTCATCCACTTACTGA
- the LOC133859314 gene encoding protein PLASTID MOVEMENT IMPAIRED 2-like isoform X1 yields MKPQMDISEKTSSRAGELHIAQRDIGRYKERKKAAESVSAQAESELSNAKKTVKDLSLLTEKSNLKAKVQMRDIEMLNKSRRNEERALAVRNMESYQYAEVLRELEFVKQELSKLKLDMDYVLEDKSRTEKEVQASSSKMFSSLSSAQALTKEIEEANEEQVLVELARIEALKEFREIEAQRVKEATEFSAAMEKTKQKMKDRIEEIDQSKELENKLAVTVSDVDVLQSELKLVKQMDKKVQRNDSLNRGSFREGKELGASPLLQPVIEELEAAKKELALVREEGFQFMASMDIIRNELKHVTKETVRFKKAEEKSDITVQNLNSKMLRANTKLEAVSGAEEKAKSILANLSLTLEQLKTEAETAEKEKELIRAETATIKAEILKTKSEIDITEERLQVAMQDLDVIKSSEAIALENLRTLIENTMSGRVSASQHSSKIIISKFEYEYLTRRAGGAEEIAYKKVAAAHAWIEALKASEKEILMKTELAQRKIREMRLEEETEAYRTQKSLSAKQIVEGGLQDWRQKREKNVENAEAESLQFAPRRKTMKDNGNMTPSRGAKFQKFASPVARKSASPASRKAASPATQHINSFTIKKKKKVMPNLAELFSGKRIDRDR; encoded by the exons ATGAAACCCCAGATGGATATCTCAGAG AAGACATCTTCAAGAGCAGGAGAACTGCATATAGCACAAAGGGACATTGGTCGATACAAAGAGCGCAAAAAGGCTGCGGAGTCAGTAAGTGCTCAAGCAGAATCTGAGCTCTCTAATGCAAAGAAGACAGTGAAAGATCTATCTTTATTAACTGAGAAGTCGAACTTGAAGGCAAAGGTGCAGATGCGAGACATTGAGATGCTAAATAAATCGAGGAGGAATGAAGAACGGGCATTGGCTGTTAGGAACATGGAGAGTTATCAGTATGCAGAAGTGCTGAGAGAACTGGAATTTGTGAAACAGGAGTTGAGTAAGCTTAAGCTTGACATGGATTATGTTTTGGAAGATAAATCGAGGACAGAGAAGGAAGTTCAAGCCTCAAGTTCGAAAATGTTTTCTTCTTTGAGCTCTGCTCAAGCCCTTACGAAGGAGATTGAGGAAGCTAATGAAGAACAAGTACTTGTTGAGTTGGCGAGGATTGAGGCTTTGAAAGAATTCAGAGAGATAGAAGCTCAGAGGGTAAAGGAAGCCACTGAATTCTCAGCTGCAATGGAGAAAACCAAACAGAAGATGAAGGATAGGATTGAAGAGATTGACCAATCAAAAGAGCTTGAAAATAAATTGGCTGTCACAGTGTCTGATGTTGATGTGTTGCAAAGTGAACTGAAGCTAGTGAAACAAATGGACAAAAAGGTTCAGAGAAATGATAGCCTGAACCGAGGCAGTTTTCGAGAAGGAAAAGAATTGGGAGCTTCGCCTTTGTTGCAGCCAGTCATAGAAGAGTTGGAGGCAGCAAAAAAGGAATTGGCTTTGGTCAGAGAAGAAGGCTTTCAGTTCATGGCCTCGATGGATATCATAAGAAATGAGTTAAAGCATGTCACGAAAGAGACTGTTCGGTTTAAGAAAGCAGAAGAGAAGTCAGATATAACTGTTCAAAATCTCAATTCGAAGATGCTCAGAGCCAATACCAAATTAGAAGCTGTATCTGGAGCTGAGGAAAAAGCTAAATCAATTTTAGCCAATCTATCCCTCACTCTTGAACAGCTTAAGACAGAAGCAGAGACcgcagagaaagaaaaggagctAATTAGAGCAGAAACTGCAACCATTAAGGCAGAGATTCTAAAAACTAAGTCTGAGATAGACATAACCGAGGAAAGATTACAGGTTGCTATGCAAGACCTTGATGTCATCAAATCATCGGAAGCTATAGCTCTTGAGAATCTAAGAACTCTTATTGAGAATACCATGAGTGGCAGGGTTTCAGCATCTCAGCATAGCTCTAAGATTATCATTTCAAAGTTTGAGTACGAGTATTTAACTAGGCGAGCAGGTGGGGCTGAAGAAATTGCTTATAAAAAGGTTGCAGCAGCTCATGCATGGATTGAAGCTCTAAAGGCCAGTGAGAAGGAAATATTGATGAAGACAGAACTAGCTCAGAGAAAGATCAGAGAGATGAGGTTGGAGGAAGAAACGGAGGCCTATAGAACACAGAAGTCACTTTCTGCAAAGCAAATTGTTGAGGGAGGATTACAGGACTGGAGGCAGAAACGTGAGAAGAATGTAGAAAATGCAGAAGCCGAAAGCTTGCAATTCGCACCGCGTAGAAAAACTATGAAAGATAATGGCAATATGACTCCGTCCAGGGGAGccaagtttcaaaaatttgccTCACCAGTTGCTCGAAAGTCTGCCTCACCAGCATCTCGAAAGGCTGCCTCACCAGCAACTCAACATATTAATTCTTTCActattaagaagaaaaagaaggtaaTGCCCAATCTAGCTGAGCTGTTTAGTGGCAAGAGAATTGACAGGGATCGGTAA
- the LOC133859314 gene encoding protein PLASTID MOVEMENT IMPAIRED 2-like isoform X2, protein MKPQMDISETSSRAGELHIAQRDIGRYKERKKAAESVSAQAESELSNAKKTVKDLSLLTEKSNLKAKVQMRDIEMLNKSRRNEERALAVRNMESYQYAEVLRELEFVKQELSKLKLDMDYVLEDKSRTEKEVQASSSKMFSSLSSAQALTKEIEEANEEQVLVELARIEALKEFREIEAQRVKEATEFSAAMEKTKQKMKDRIEEIDQSKELENKLAVTVSDVDVLQSELKLVKQMDKKVQRNDSLNRGSFREGKELGASPLLQPVIEELEAAKKELALVREEGFQFMASMDIIRNELKHVTKETVRFKKAEEKSDITVQNLNSKMLRANTKLEAVSGAEEKAKSILANLSLTLEQLKTEAETAEKEKELIRAETATIKAEILKTKSEIDITEERLQVAMQDLDVIKSSEAIALENLRTLIENTMSGRVSASQHSSKIIISKFEYEYLTRRAGGAEEIAYKKVAAAHAWIEALKASEKEILMKTELAQRKIREMRLEEETEAYRTQKSLSAKQIVEGGLQDWRQKREKNVENAEAESLQFAPRRKTMKDNGNMTPSRGAKFQKFASPVARKSASPASRKAASPATQHINSFTIKKKKKVMPNLAELFSGKRIDRDR, encoded by the exons ATGAAACCCCAGATGGATATCTCAGAG ACATCTTCAAGAGCAGGAGAACTGCATATAGCACAAAGGGACATTGGTCGATACAAAGAGCGCAAAAAGGCTGCGGAGTCAGTAAGTGCTCAAGCAGAATCTGAGCTCTCTAATGCAAAGAAGACAGTGAAAGATCTATCTTTATTAACTGAGAAGTCGAACTTGAAGGCAAAGGTGCAGATGCGAGACATTGAGATGCTAAATAAATCGAGGAGGAATGAAGAACGGGCATTGGCTGTTAGGAACATGGAGAGTTATCAGTATGCAGAAGTGCTGAGAGAACTGGAATTTGTGAAACAGGAGTTGAGTAAGCTTAAGCTTGACATGGATTATGTTTTGGAAGATAAATCGAGGACAGAGAAGGAAGTTCAAGCCTCAAGTTCGAAAATGTTTTCTTCTTTGAGCTCTGCTCAAGCCCTTACGAAGGAGATTGAGGAAGCTAATGAAGAACAAGTACTTGTTGAGTTGGCGAGGATTGAGGCTTTGAAAGAATTCAGAGAGATAGAAGCTCAGAGGGTAAAGGAAGCCACTGAATTCTCAGCTGCAATGGAGAAAACCAAACAGAAGATGAAGGATAGGATTGAAGAGATTGACCAATCAAAAGAGCTTGAAAATAAATTGGCTGTCACAGTGTCTGATGTTGATGTGTTGCAAAGTGAACTGAAGCTAGTGAAACAAATGGACAAAAAGGTTCAGAGAAATGATAGCCTGAACCGAGGCAGTTTTCGAGAAGGAAAAGAATTGGGAGCTTCGCCTTTGTTGCAGCCAGTCATAGAAGAGTTGGAGGCAGCAAAAAAGGAATTGGCTTTGGTCAGAGAAGAAGGCTTTCAGTTCATGGCCTCGATGGATATCATAAGAAATGAGTTAAAGCATGTCACGAAAGAGACTGTTCGGTTTAAGAAAGCAGAAGAGAAGTCAGATATAACTGTTCAAAATCTCAATTCGAAGATGCTCAGAGCCAATACCAAATTAGAAGCTGTATCTGGAGCTGAGGAAAAAGCTAAATCAATTTTAGCCAATCTATCCCTCACTCTTGAACAGCTTAAGACAGAAGCAGAGACcgcagagaaagaaaaggagctAATTAGAGCAGAAACTGCAACCATTAAGGCAGAGATTCTAAAAACTAAGTCTGAGATAGACATAACCGAGGAAAGATTACAGGTTGCTATGCAAGACCTTGATGTCATCAAATCATCGGAAGCTATAGCTCTTGAGAATCTAAGAACTCTTATTGAGAATACCATGAGTGGCAGGGTTTCAGCATCTCAGCATAGCTCTAAGATTATCATTTCAAAGTTTGAGTACGAGTATTTAACTAGGCGAGCAGGTGGGGCTGAAGAAATTGCTTATAAAAAGGTTGCAGCAGCTCATGCATGGATTGAAGCTCTAAAGGCCAGTGAGAAGGAAATATTGATGAAGACAGAACTAGCTCAGAGAAAGATCAGAGAGATGAGGTTGGAGGAAGAAACGGAGGCCTATAGAACACAGAAGTCACTTTCTGCAAAGCAAATTGTTGAGGGAGGATTACAGGACTGGAGGCAGAAACGTGAGAAGAATGTAGAAAATGCAGAAGCCGAAAGCTTGCAATTCGCACCGCGTAGAAAAACTATGAAAGATAATGGCAATATGACTCCGTCCAGGGGAGccaagtttcaaaaatttgccTCACCAGTTGCTCGAAAGTCTGCCTCACCAGCATCTCGAAAGGCTGCCTCACCAGCAACTCAACATATTAATTCTTTCActattaagaagaaaaagaaggtaaTGCCCAATCTAGCTGAGCTGTTTAGTGGCAAGAGAATTGACAGGGATCGGTAA
- the LOC133859313 gene encoding protein PAL OF QUIRKY: protein MDSPTATTKLRLMCSYGGHIVPRPPSNSLCYLGGDTKIISLDPVTTTTLSSLTALLSSALSVPLPFTLKYLLPPHHDLSSLIPLASNSDLLLFLHHLLSLSSSPTPSRIRLFLFQASVMRHPKTEAWFSDALKSAKIMQKVVLGEAQSESLSGGDLSNSASSNAESLVLGTGSSFGSTSSSASSSNLSSLKVQADDGHGGAYLQDIKVTLPSSESFASDNSVISAISNPQTANCQDPVIHVSYLKSSASSKPLDSESTISEPFSGIQECKSVLPSGCPLSLQSNQLQQQQVQFVQVGANYILHNPTGVSPISSYYSMYPAQPQQQFHYQPNQLCPVYYVPVGQMAPYNLPVQCDLVNTATAPNQPPMHPNTSLITPQIAYKEATVAPAEPDIASHIYRTGHAHVAMPLPHNENQQQPMESANFRNELEDDPAYDQIYKSQPPPPSVLLTTRH, encoded by the exons ATGGACAGCCCAACCGCCACCACAAAGCTCCGCCTGATGTGCAGCTACGGCGGGCACATAGTCCCACGGCCTCCCTCCAACTCACTCTGCTACTTAGGCGGCGACACCAAGATCATCTCCCTTGACCCCGTGACCACCACCACCCTCTCCTCCCTCACCGCCCTCCTCTCCTCCGCTCTCTCTGTGCCTCTCCCTTTCACCCTCAAGTACCTCCTCCCTCCCCACCACGACCTCTCCTCCCTCATCCCTCTCGCCTCCAACTCCGACCTTCTCTTATTCCTCCACCACCTCCTCAGCCTCTCCTCTTCTCCTACGCCCTCCCGCATCAGATTGTTCCTCTTCCAGGCCTCCGTCATGCGTCACCCCAAGACCGAGGCTTGGTTCTCTGACGCGCTTAAGAGCGCCAAGATTATGCAGAAGGTGGTGCTGGGTGAGGCTCAGAGTGAGAGTCTGAGTGGTGGGGACTTGAGTAATAGTGCTTCTTCCAATGCGGAGTCGTTGGTCTTGGGGACTGGTTCGTCTTTTGGGTCTACGTCGTCTTCGGCTTCTTCGAGCAATTTGTCTTCGCTTAAGGTTCAGGCTGACGACGGTCATGGCGGGGCTTATCTGCAGGATATTAAGGTTACATTGCCGTCTTCCGAATCGTTTGCTAG TGATAATAGTGTTATAAGTGCCATTTCCAACCCACAGACTGCAAATTGCCAAGACCCAGTCATTCATGTTTCTTACTTGAAGAGCAGTGCATCTTCTAAACCCCTCGACTCGGAGAGTACAATCTCCGAGCCTTTCTCCGGTATCCAAGAATGTAAATCAGTTTTGCCTTCTGGATGTCCATTATCTTTACAATCAAATCAGCTGCAGCAACAACAAGTGCAATTTGTTCAAGTGGGTGCCAACTACATTCTCCATAACCCAACTGGTGTATcgccaatttcatcttattacTCAATGTATCCGGCACAGCCGCAACAGCAGTTCCATTATCAGCCCAATCAGCTTTGCCCAGTTTACTATGTGCCTGTTGGGCAGATGGCACCTTACAATTTGCCTGTGCAATGTGATTTGGTTAACACTGCAACTGCTCCCAATCAGCCCCCTATGCATCCAAATACTTCCTTGATCACTCCCCAAATTGCTTATAAGGAGGCTACAGTAGCTCCTGCCGAACCTGATATAGCCTCACATATTTACAGAACTGGCCATGCGCATGTTGCGATGCCACTTCCTCATAATGAAAATCAGCAACAGCCCATGGAATCTGCTAATTTCAGGAATGAGCTTGAAGACGACCCTGCATATGACCAAATATACAAATCTCAGCCTCCACCGCCATCAGTCCTTCTGACTACCAGACATTGA
- the LOC133860161 gene encoding transcription factor DYT1-like: MEYVICSDLNDLHITEEGSSRGRMGQRRYNNEDPSEFKSKNLFAERKRRQKLSERLLALRALVPFITNMNKATIIDDAISYIQDLQRNVKVLQEQLSEIEASSEEETKPRSEETEAADEMKKSGIQAEVEATKIVENKLWVKIVFEKKRGGFNRLMEAMNAIGFELVDTTVTTSKGAMLVSSCVKGIYGESLQVQQTQELLLDIINGI, from the exons ATGGAATATGTAATATGCTCTGACTTGAATGATTTACACATAACAGAAGAAGGTAGCAGCAGGGGAAGGATGGGCCAAAGGAGGTACAACAATGAAGATCCGTCAGAGTTCAAGTCTAAGAACCTATTTGCAGAAAGGAAGAGGAGGCAGAAGCTCAGTGAAAGGCTTCTGGCACTACGTGCATTAGTGCCTTTCATCACAAAT ATGAATAAAGCAACTATTATCGACGATGCCATTTCATACATCCAGGACCTGCAGAGGAATGTGAAGGTTCTTCAAGAACAACTTTCCGAAATCGAAGCCTCGTCTGAAGAGGAAACAAAGCCAAGAAGTGAAGAAACTGAAGCTGCAGACGAGATGAAGAAAAGTGGGATTCAG GCAGAGGTTGAGGCCACAAAAATTGTGGAGAACAAACTTTGGGTAAAAATAGTCTTCGAGAAGAAAAGGGGTGGATTCAATCGACTGATGGAAGCCATGAATGCTATTGGATTTGAACTCGTTGATACAACTGTTACTACATCTAAAGGAGCAATGCTTGTTTCATCCTGTGTTAAG GGAATTTATGGGGAAAGTCTTCAAGTTCAGCAGACCCAGGAGTTGCTATTAGACATCATTAATGGCATATAA